From one Scophthalmus maximus strain ysfricsl-2021 chromosome 19, ASM2237912v1, whole genome shotgun sequence genomic stretch:
- the mrpl41 gene encoding 39S ribosomal protein L41, mitochondrial — MGVLSTLMRGLVRGADRMSEFTSKRGSRTHNKGRGAKPTGLKLSSRKFISIRAMIPEFVVPQLEGFKLKPYVSYRTSRGTEAPITAQSVFAEVVAPKIKRDFEDGTFSKEQLEKYGFEPTQERKLFKLYPKNFVH; from the coding sequence ATGGGTGTGTTGTCCACTCTGATGCGGGGTCTGGTGAGAGGAGCGGACCGGATGTCTGAGTTCACCAGCAAGCGCGGATCGAGGACTCATAATAAAGGCAGGGGCGCGAAGCCCACTGGACTGAAGCTCTCCAGCAGAAAGTTTATCTCCATAAGAGCCATGATCCCTGAGTTTGTGGTGCCGCAGCTGGAGGGGTTCAAACTCAAACCCTATGTGTCATATCGCACATCCAGAGGAACAGAGGCTCCGATCACAGCACAAAGTGTGTTTGCTGAGGTGGTGGCCCCCAAGATCAAGAGAGACTTTGAAGACGGCACTTTCAgcaaggagcagctggagaaataTGGATTTGAGCCcacacaggaaaggaagctCTTCAAGCTGTATCCCAAGAACTTTGTGCATTAA
- the dph7 gene encoding diphthine methyltransferase isoform X1 translates to MVMAWKSRTRSLQVFDTEQSADTVEWCPVSPNHNILVCGTYQLQKGAGVEDATQSRTGRLYLFDFRREESMSPPLTELQRMDTPAILDLKWCHVPVLGKAMLGTAAATGELQLYTMSDGQEGSCSLQTLSSLEVGAERLALSLDWSTGRMDSSSDVRLVCSDSAGCVSVLSLAEGALTALSQWKAHDFEAWISAFSYWDTQLVYSGGDDCKLKGWDLRVGPSCPTWTSKKHSMGVCSIHSSPHREHILATGSYDEQVLLWDGRNMRQPISQSAMGGGVWRLKWHPTYQHLLLAACMHNDFHILDCQQALEGSGSCSVVASYILHNSLAYGADWSRLSLENPAPCSTPAAEPKESLAESGGGGHLKIQYESPTASFDTSLEDDTGRYIPEGIPSLSSYTAAAPVLKPDRDAPSLSCLLASCSFYDNMLHVWRWDWTPDEAQQESEQH, encoded by the exons ATGGTCATGGCTTGGAAGTCGAGGACCCGCAGTCTGCAAGTGTTTGACACGGAGCAGAGTGCCGACACGGTGGAGTGGTGTCCTGTCTCACCGAACCACAACATCCTGGTCTGCGGGACATATCAGCTCCAAAAAGGG GCAGGAGTAGAGGATGCTACGCAGAGCCGGACTGGTCGTTTGTACCTTTTTGACTTTCGGCGAGAGGAATCGATGAGTCCTCCtctcactgagctgcagcgcATGGACACTCCGGCCATTTTAGATTTGAAATG GTGCCATGTGCCGGTGTTGGGGAAGGCAATGCTGGGAACAGCGGCTGCCACAGGGGAGCTGCAGCTGTACACAATGTCAGACGGCCAG GAAGGCAGCTGCAGTCTGCAGACTCTGAGCAGTCTGGAGGTGGGAGCTGAGCGACTGGCTCTGTCATTAGACTGGTCTACTGGGAGAATGGACAG CAGCAGCGATGTGCGGCTGGTGTGCAGTGACTCTGCCGGCTGCGTCAGTGTGCTTTCTCTGGCTGAGGGCGCTCTGACAGCTCTGTCACAGTGGAAGGCCCACGACTTTGAGGCCTGGATCTCAGCCTTCTCATACTGGGATACACAGCTGGTTTACTCAG GTGGTGATGACTGCAAACTTAAAGGCTGGGATCTCAGGGTGGGTCCCTCCTGTCCCACTTGGACCAGTAAAAA GCACTCAATGGGTGTGTGCAGTATTCACAGCAGCCCACATCGGGAACACATCCTGGCCACCGGCAG CTATGATGAGCAGGTTTTGTTGTGGGATGGAAGGAACATGCGGCAGCCTATCAGTCAGAGCGCCATGGGTGGTGGAGTCTGGAGGCTGAAGTGGCATCCGACCTATCAGCACCTGCTGCTGGCAGCCTGCATGCACAACGACTTCCATATCCTTGACTGCCAGCAGGCCCTGG AGGGCAGTGGATCTTGTTCCGTTGTCGCCTCCTACATCTTGCACAACTCCCTGGCATACGGTGCTGACTGGTCCCGTCTGTCCTTGGAGAATCCTGCTCCCTGCTCCACTCCTGCTGCAGAACCAAAGGAAAGCCTTgcagagagcggaggaggaggacacctAAAGATTCAGTACGAATCTCCCACTGCCAGCTTTGACACTTCCCTGGAAGATGATACCGGACGATACATCCCAGAAGGCATTCCATCCCTGTCCTCCTACACCGCTGCAGCCCCTGTCCTCAAACCTGATCGTGATGCCCCCTCACTGTCCTGTCTGCTCGCAAGCTGCTCGTTCTATGACAATATGCTCCATGTGTGGCGCTGGGACTGGACTCCAGATGAGGCTCAACAGGAATCAGAGCAACATTGA
- the dph7 gene encoding diphthine methyltransferase isoform X2, with amino-acid sequence MVMAWKSRTRSLQVFDTEQSADTVEWCPVSPNHNILVCGTYQLQKGAGVEDATQSRTGRLYLFDFRREESMSPPLTELQRMDTPAILDLKWCHVPVLGKAMLGTAAATGELQLYTMSDGQEGSCSLQTLSSLEVGAERLALSLDWSTGRMDSSDVRLVCSDSAGCVSVLSLAEGALTALSQWKAHDFEAWISAFSYWDTQLVYSGGDDCKLKGWDLRVGPSCPTWTSKKHSMGVCSIHSSPHREHILATGSYDEQVLLWDGRNMRQPISQSAMGGGVWRLKWHPTYQHLLLAACMHNDFHILDCQQALEGSGSCSVVASYILHNSLAYGADWSRLSLENPAPCSTPAAEPKESLAESGGGGHLKIQYESPTASFDTSLEDDTGRYIPEGIPSLSSYTAAAPVLKPDRDAPSLSCLLASCSFYDNMLHVWRWDWTPDEAQQESEQH; translated from the exons ATGGTCATGGCTTGGAAGTCGAGGACCCGCAGTCTGCAAGTGTTTGACACGGAGCAGAGTGCCGACACGGTGGAGTGGTGTCCTGTCTCACCGAACCACAACATCCTGGTCTGCGGGACATATCAGCTCCAAAAAGGG GCAGGAGTAGAGGATGCTACGCAGAGCCGGACTGGTCGTTTGTACCTTTTTGACTTTCGGCGAGAGGAATCGATGAGTCCTCCtctcactgagctgcagcgcATGGACACTCCGGCCATTTTAGATTTGAAATG GTGCCATGTGCCGGTGTTGGGGAAGGCAATGCTGGGAACAGCGGCTGCCACAGGGGAGCTGCAGCTGTACACAATGTCAGACGGCCAG GAAGGCAGCTGCAGTCTGCAGACTCTGAGCAGTCTGGAGGTGGGAGCTGAGCGACTGGCTCTGTCATTAGACTGGTCTACTGGGAGAATGGACAG CAGCGATGTGCGGCTGGTGTGCAGTGACTCTGCCGGCTGCGTCAGTGTGCTTTCTCTGGCTGAGGGCGCTCTGACAGCTCTGTCACAGTGGAAGGCCCACGACTTTGAGGCCTGGATCTCAGCCTTCTCATACTGGGATACACAGCTGGTTTACTCAG GTGGTGATGACTGCAAACTTAAAGGCTGGGATCTCAGGGTGGGTCCCTCCTGTCCCACTTGGACCAGTAAAAA GCACTCAATGGGTGTGTGCAGTATTCACAGCAGCCCACATCGGGAACACATCCTGGCCACCGGCAG CTATGATGAGCAGGTTTTGTTGTGGGATGGAAGGAACATGCGGCAGCCTATCAGTCAGAGCGCCATGGGTGGTGGAGTCTGGAGGCTGAAGTGGCATCCGACCTATCAGCACCTGCTGCTGGCAGCCTGCATGCACAACGACTTCCATATCCTTGACTGCCAGCAGGCCCTGG AGGGCAGTGGATCTTGTTCCGTTGTCGCCTCCTACATCTTGCACAACTCCCTGGCATACGGTGCTGACTGGTCCCGTCTGTCCTTGGAGAATCCTGCTCCCTGCTCCACTCCTGCTGCAGAACCAAAGGAAAGCCTTgcagagagcggaggaggaggacacctAAAGATTCAGTACGAATCTCCCACTGCCAGCTTTGACACTTCCCTGGAAGATGATACCGGACGATACATCCCAGAAGGCATTCCATCCCTGTCCTCCTACACCGCTGCAGCCCCTGTCCTCAAACCTGATCGTGATGCCCCCTCACTGTCCTGTCTGCTCGCAAGCTGCTCGTTCTATGACAATATGCTCCATGTGTGGCGCTGGGACTGGACTCCAGATGAGGCTCAACAGGAATCAGAGCAACATTGA
- the LOC118314406 gene encoding leukocyte surface antigen CD53 produces MAQKCLKCLKYTMCVANLLCFMCGVIVLAFGVYMMVNFRMAALTPTLASFNMANILLSSGIVITCVSFLGFLGALKENRCLLLMYFLLLFILMLVELTAACLLLVFEGKIAKLVKDDLNKGLVQAKGATANATDVLSEWDLVQNKLNCCGVNNFTDWGDNVPKSCCLNKCDIPMPPYREKGCLIKMKTLFEDNFLTTGISVIVLCIIEVLGMCFAMTLFCHISRSGLGYKL; encoded by the exons ATGGCTCAAAAGTGCCTTAAGTGTTTAAAATACACCATGTGTGTCGCCAACCTCCTTTGTTTT aTGTGCGGTGTGATTGTACTGGCCTTTGGGGTGTACATGATGGTGAACTTCAGGATGGCCGCGCTAACCCCTACCCTGGCCAGTTTCAACATGGCCAACATACTGCTGAGCAGCGGCATTGTCATCACCTGCGTGTCCTTCCTGGGGTTCCTGGGTGCTCTGAAGGAGAACCGCTGTCTCCTCCTGAtg tatttcctgctgctgttcattCTGATGTTGGTGGAGCTGACTGCAGCATGCTTGCTACTGGTGTTCGAGGGAAAG ATTGCTAAACTGGTGAAAGACGATCTCAACAAGGGTTTGGTCCAAGCCAAAGGAGCGACTGCAAATGCAACTGATGTACTGAGTGAGTGGGATCTGGTTCAGAACAAA CTTAATTGCTGTGGAGTCAATAATTTTACAGACTGGGGAGACAATGTGCCTAAATCTTGCTGCCTAAACAAATGTGACATCCCCATGCCCCCATACAGAGAAAAG GGCTGTTTGATAAAAATGAAGACCTTGTTCGAGGACAATTTCCTAACCACTGGAATTTCTGTCATTGTCCTCTGCATTATCGAG GTTTTGGGAATGTGTTTCGCCATGACGCTCTTCTGCCACATCAGTAGATCTGGATTGGGCTACAAGTTATAG
- the araf gene encoding serine/threonine-protein kinase A-Raf produces the protein MSSTSSSYSSSGETSPEDVPRGGGTIRVYLPNKQRTVVNVRQGQTVYESLDKALKVRGLSQDCCAVFRLLEGRKRLTDWDTDITPLVGEELLVEVLDDIPLTMHNFVRKTFFKLAYCDFCHKFLFNGFRCQTCGYKFHQHCSSKVPTVCVDMDTVSKRCDPNPCTDEYPQILLPENSPSQSNLALTPEPPGTNLLSPTSAFRFPMPGGDGQSLQRHRSTSTPNVHMVSTVGPVGASIIEEALKFNNTMGPEPSPKPSTSPPSSLGSPGRRPPKSPSEHKERKPSSSEDKKKVHRGGYRDSSYYWEVHSREVTIQKRIGAGSFGTVFKGKWHGDVAIKILKVTEPTPEQLQAFKNEMQVLRKTRHVNILLFMGYMTKPNFAIITQWCEGSSLYRHLHVTETKFDTMRRIDVARQTAQGMDYLHAKNIIHRDLKSNNIFLHEGWTVKIGDFGLATVKSRWSGSQQVEQPSGSILWMAPEVIRMQDRNPYTFQSDVYGYGVVLFELMSGTLPYSNINNRDQIIYLVGRGYSSPDLSKLYSTSPKSMKRLIVDCLKFKRDERPLFPQILVAIEQVQDLLPKIERSRSEPSLHRAVHAEDLNPLLFHTTRLMPL, from the exons AtgtcctccacctcttcctcctactcctcctcggGGGAGACTAGTCCGGAGGATGTACCCCGTGGTGGGGGCACCATCAGAGTCTACCTCCCCAACAAACAGAGGACAGTG GTGAATGTTCGCCAAGGACAGACTGTTTACGAGAGTCTAGACAAAGCGCTCAAAGTGAGAGGCCTAAGCCAAGACTGCTGTGCTGTATTCCGCCTTCTGGAAGG TCGTaagagactgactgactgggaCACAGACATCACTCCTCTGGTTGGAGAGGAGCTTTTAGTAGAGGTCCTGGATGATATTCCCCTCACCATGCACAACTTT GTACGAAAAACATTCTTCAAGCTAGCTTACTGTGATTTTTGCCACAAATTCCTTTTTAATGGCTTCAGATGTCAGACATGTGGCTACAAATTTCACCAGCACTGTAGTAGCAAGGTCCCTACTGTGTGCGTCGACATGGATACTGTGAGCAAACG CTGTGATCCAAATCCTTGTACAGATGAGTACCCACAGATACTGCTGCCAGAGAATTCCCCATCACAGAGCAACCTAGCCTTAACCCCAGAGCCTCCTGG GACGAACCTCTTGTCCCCAACCTCGGCCTTTCGCTTCCCCATGCCTGGTGGAGATGGCCAGTCTCTACAGAGGCATCGCTCCACCTCCACTCCAAATGTTCAtatggtcagcacagtgggaCCTGTTGGTGCCAGCATCATAGAG GAAGCACTGAAATTCAACAACACAATGG GTCCTGAGCCCTCACCGAAGCCCTCCACCAGCCCACCCTCTTCTCTTGGCTCTCCAGGTAGGAGACCGCCAAAGTCTCCTTCAGAGCACAAGGAGCGCAagccctcctcctctgaagacaaaaagaaagtg CACCGAGGGGGCTACAGAGACTCAAGTTACTACTGGGAGGTCCACTCTCGAGAAGTCACCATTCAGAAGAGAATAGGTGCTGGCTCTTTTGGAACCGTCTTTAAGGGGAAGTGGCATGGAGACGTGGCTATTAAGATCCTTAAAGTCACAGAGCCAACGCCTGAGCAGTTACAGGccttcaaaaatgaaatgcaggTCTTGCG GAAGACCCGCCACGTCAACATCCTGCTGTTCATGGGCTACATGACTAAGCCCAACTTTGCCATCATCACACAGTGGTGTGAAGGCAGCAGCCTGTACCGCCATCTGCATGTCACAGAAACCAAGTTTGACACTATGCGGCGCATTGATGTGGCCAGACAGACAGCACAGGGCATGGA tTATCTTCATGCGAAGAACATAATTCATCGAGATCTGAAGTCAAATA ATATTTTTCTCCACGAAGGCTGGACTGTTAAGATTGGCGACTTTGGCTTGGCCACAGTGAAATCTCGGTGGAGCGGCTCTCAACAGGTGGAACAGCCCAGTGGATCTATTCTCTGGATG GCTCCTGAGGTGATCCGAATGCAGGACAGGAACCCATATACATTCCAGTCTGATGTATATGGCTATGGAGTAGTGCTGTTTGAGCTGATGTCAGGGACCCTGCCGTACTCAAATATCAACAACAGAGACCAG atTATCTATCTGGTTGGACGTGGGTACTCGTCTCCAGACCTCAGTAAGCTGTATAGTACCTCACCCAAGTCAATGAAAAGGCTGATAGTTGACTGCCTGAAGTTTAAACGTGATGAGAGACCCCTGTTTCCACAG ATCCTGGTGGCCATTGAGCAGGTGCAAGACCTGCTGCCAAAAATTGAAAGGAGTCGCTCAGAGCCATCGCTCCATCGGGCCGTCCACGCTGAGGACCTGAATCCCCTCCTGTTTCACACCACCAGGCTGATGCCACTCTAA
- the imp4 gene encoding U3 small nucleolar ribonucleoprotein protein IMP4 — MLRREVRLRREYLYRKAQEDRLRTIEEKKQKLKGALDENCLLPTEVRNEALQLQKLLEYDDEGAEGVSSHMDDEYKWAGVEDPKIMVTTSRDPSSRLKMFTKEVKLMFPGGQRMNRGNHEIPSLVRACKANNVTDLVIVHETRGQPDGLVVCHLPFGPTAYFTLYNVVMRHDVPDIGTMSEAYPHLILHNFTSQLGKRVSNILKYLFPVPKEDSRRVITFANQEDFISFRHHTYKKTDHKNIKLTEVGPRFEMKLYMIKLGTLDNESTADVEWRHHAFTHTAKKRRFLSVQ, encoded by the exons ATG CTTCGTCGAGAGGTGAGACTAAGGAGGGAGTACCTGTACAGGAAGGCACAAGAGGACAGACTCCGGACaatagaggagaaaaaacagaagctgAAGGGAGCACTGGATG aaAATTGTCTGCTTCCAACTGAAGTACGCAATGAagctctgcagctgcagaaacTACTCGAGTATGACGATGAAGGGGCAGAAG GTGTCAGCTCTCACATGGACGATGAGTATAAATGGGCCGGAGTGGAAGATCCTAAAATCATGGTCACTACATCCAGAGATCCTAGCTCCAGACTCAAAATGTTTACAAAG GAGGTAAAGCTGATGTTCCCTGGAGGTCAGCGCATGAACAGAGGAAATCATGAGATTCCTTCACTTGTGCGAGCCTGCAAAGCTAACAATGTCACAGACCTTGTCATCGTACACGAAACAAGAGGACAGCCAG ATGGCCTGGTGGTGTGCCACTTGCCATTCGGACCCACAGCTTATTTCACACTTTACAATGTGGTGATGAGGCACGATGTTCCAGACATAGGCACCATGTCAGAGGCCTACCCCCACCTCATTCTTCACAACTTCACCTCACAGCTCGGCAAGAGG GTATCAAATATCCTCAAGTATCTTTTTCCAGTGCCGAAGGAGGACAGTAGGCGTGTAATCACATTTGCCAACCAAGAGGACTTCATCTCGTTCAG aCATCACACCTACAAGAAAACAGACCATAAGAACATTAAGCTGACAGAAGTAGGACCCCGGTTTGAAATGAAAC TGTACATGATCAAGCTAGGCACCCTGGACAACGAGAGCACAGCAGATGTCGAGTGGCGTCACCATGcgtttacacacacagcaaagaaaagaaggttCCTCAGTGTGCAATAG